The genomic DNA ATATGTTCATCAGCCACCAGAGACAGTTCTTCTACTTTCTCCCCGTGTCGCCCGGTCAAGGAGCGCTGGAGTGACTCACTCGCCGTCTCGAATTCCGGGTTGAGCCAGATGCGTCCGGATTCATCGAAGGTCCAGAGGCCGGCGTCAAAGGCCACGTGATGGGTCCAGTCCAGCAGGACGACGTTCTCGATATCTTCGGCCAGCTGCTGATGGTCTGCCCGGCTGAGGATATGCGAGACGGTAAGCAGGTCCGCGTGTTCGATTCCAGAGAGCGGGCAGCGGTGCTCGAACCGTTCGAAGACGGCGCGTCTGAACTCGGCGCTCACGTGCACCTGCGTTCGGCGTGATTCCGAGAGCGTTCCCGACGTATCCTCAGGGTTGTCTCGTTCTGCCCTTTAGGCGATGTCCAGGAGTCGAACCTTGACGATCCTGGTTGTGGGACGGTATCTGGGTCGGCCGCATATTGGAAG from Haloglomus litoreum includes the following:
- a CDS encoding HNH endonuclease signature motif containing protein yields the protein MSAEFRRAVFERFEHRCPLSGIEHADLLTVSHILSRADHQQLAEDIENVVLLDWTHHVAFDAGLWTFDESGRIWLNPEFETASESLQRSLTGRHGEKVEELSLVADEHIEQHNAALDWWPPR